In Bacteroidota bacterium, a single genomic region encodes these proteins:
- a CDS encoding alkaline phosphatase family protein → MSTIENPSSVIRKTLTSRSIILAFFLLFVQVALYASQSRKVLIIGIDGCRSDALQQANAPHIDSLANAGLYSYDSWHLGITISGPSWSTIMTGTWWNKHGVKGNSYANSNFNSYPYFTKRAKELKPNLHCVQIAEWGPLSTEVYNDGMDLKIQTDDGGDSTTAEALRQLNDSNLDCLFAYYEAVDRAGHATGFSPNNSNYISSIEYVDDQVGILMNKLKTRPHYAHEDWLVLLVTDHGGTGILHGGNSWSERHVWWIASGSAVESAQIIKGDPGTYNFLGTGIFNSLGVNKTLMKQSPVLADIAVTALHHLIYDTGINPETYTAWQLDGKSWLANTIGMEELTEQNHINIYPNPSGGEINLIVENPLGESVQVQVYDLSGRCVKQMEASKGSNKLKLDLSDLTNGTYLSKVSIGKQSTTKRITLLR, encoded by the coding sequence ATGTCGACTATTGAGAATCCAAGCAGCGTTATTCGTAAAACGCTTACGTCTCGCTCAATTATTTTGGCTTTCTTTTTACTTTTTGTTCAGGTAGCACTGTATGCGTCTCAAAGCCGGAAAGTGCTCATCATTGGCATTGACGGATGCCGCTCCGATGCCCTTCAGCAAGCGAATGCGCCACACATTGACTCTTTGGCTAATGCAGGATTATACAGTTACGATTCCTGGCATTTGGGAATAACTATTTCGGGTCCGTCCTGGTCAACCATCATGACAGGCACTTGGTGGAACAAACATGGGGTTAAAGGAAATAGTTATGCCAACAGTAATTTTAACAGCTATCCCTATTTTACAAAACGTGCCAAAGAATTAAAGCCGAATCTCCATTGTGTGCAAATTGCGGAGTGGGGGCCGCTTAGCACGGAGGTGTATAACGATGGAATGGATTTAAAAATTCAAACCGATGATGGCGGAGATTCCACTACTGCTGAAGCGCTAAGGCAATTAAACGACAGCAATTTGGATTGCCTGTTTGCATATTATGAAGCGGTAGACCGAGCCGGTCATGCAACAGGATTTAGTCCAAACAATTCCAACTATATTTCATCTATCGAGTATGTGGATGATCAAGTTGGTATTTTAATGAACAAACTCAAAACTCGTCCACACTATGCACATGAGGATTGGTTGGTTTTATTGGTTACTGATCATGGAGGAACGGGCATTTTGCACGGTGGCAATTCTTGGTCGGAGCGCCATGTGTGGTGGATTGCTTCCGGAAGTGCAGTGGAATCAGCACAAATTATTAAAGGTGATCCGGGTACCTATAACTTTTTGGGCACCGGGATATTTAATTCTTTGGGTGTAAACAAAACGCTCATGAAACAATCGCCTGTATTAGCAGATATAGCGGTTACTGCGCTACATCATTTAATTTATGATACCGGTATAAATCCCGAAACCTACACCGCTTGGCAATTGGATGGTAAATCGTGGTTAGCGAATACCATTGGCATGGAAGAATTGACGGAGCAAAATCATATCAATATTTATCCAAATCCAAGCGGAGGTGAGATAAACTTAATAGTAGAAAATCCTCTTGGAGAATCGGTTCAGGTGCAAGTGTATGACCTTAGCGGCAGATGTGTGAAACAGATGGAAGCTAGTAAAGGGAGCAACAAGCTTAAACTAGATTTGAGCGATTTAACCAATGGGACCTATCTTTCAAAAGTGAGTATTGGTAAACAATCCACAACTAAACGCATTACCCTGCTGCGTTAA
- a CDS encoding YebC/PmpR family DNA-binding transcriptional regulator, whose protein sequence is MGRVFEKRKYKMFARYDKMAKGFTRAGKEIAIAVKQGGPDPNMNPRLRMAMQNAKGINMPKDRIEAAIKRASSKEEKDFEEMVYEGYGPYGIGILVECATDNPTRTVANIRMYFNRGNGTLGKTGSLDFLFERKGVFKLKSDGLQVDELELELIDFGAQDVYLNDENEIIVETAFHDFGMMHKALEEKKFNVISSENMRVPHTQTELTDAQSEEIMLLIEKFEADDDVQNVYHNLK, encoded by the coding sequence ATGGGAAGAGTATTTGAAAAGCGTAAGTACAAGATGTTTGCCCGCTATGATAAAATGGCGAAAGGCTTTACCCGTGCCGGTAAAGAAATTGCAATTGCAGTAAAGCAAGGTGGACCGGATCCGAATATGAATCCGCGTTTGCGCATGGCCATGCAAAATGCAAAAGGAATCAACATGCCCAAAGACCGTATTGAAGCGGCCATTAAGCGTGCCTCTTCAAAAGAAGAAAAAGATTTTGAAGAAATGGTGTACGAAGGCTATGGACCTTATGGTATTGGAATTTTAGTGGAATGTGCTACCGATAATCCAACCCGAACTGTTGCCAACATCCGCATGTATTTTAACCGTGGAAATGGAACGCTTGGCAAAACCGGTTCACTTGATTTTTTATTTGAGCGAAAAGGGGTTTTTAAACTAAAGTCGGATGGCTTACAAGTAGATGAACTTGAATTGGAACTGATTGATTTTGGTGCACAAGATGTATACCTGAACGATGAAAATGAAATTATTGTGGAAACTGCTTTTCACGATTTTGGTATGATGCATAAAGCCTTGGAAGAAAAAAAATTCAATGTTATTAGTTCTGAAAATATGCGTGTGCCGCATACCCAAACAGAATTAACGGATGCCCAAAGCGAAGAAATTATGCTGCTCATTGAAAAATTTGAAGCCGATGATGATGTGCAAAATGTATATCATAATTTGAAATAA
- a CDS encoding efflux RND transporter permease subunit codes for MKDLEKEFKPTTWSINNKTSIFVMTIIITLAGIMSYNTLPKEKFPDIVIPTIYVSTINFGTSPKDMENLITKPLEKQIKAISGVKKLTSNSIQDFSNVIVEFNTDVSVPIAKQKVKDAVDKARTDLPTVLTKEPNVIEVDFSEMPIMYVNISGDFDLNKLKNFADDAKDKIEGMREITRVDVVGALDREIQINVDKFKMEAADVTMRDIETAVKYENMTMSAGQIKMDAMKRSISILGEFKEPRMLNDIIIRSASGATVYLKDIAEIRDGFKEKESYARLAHKNVITLNIIKRSGENLIEASDKVRAIITDLQKDKFPKDLKITITGDQSTSTRVTLHDLINTIIIGFILVTIILMFFMGATNALFVAMSVPLSCFLAFLVFPSIGFNLNMIVLFAFLLALGIVVDDAIVVIENTHRIFDNGKVPIKQAAKIAAGEIFLPVLSGTLTTLAPFIPLAFWKGIIGKFMFFLPVTLIVTLLASLVVAYIINPVFAVQFMKPHQDDNDPAVRAKKNKGLKIASVVFGAIALIFYLGGNFGMGNFILFLLLLVILNRFVFTKVIEKFQNKTWPSIQDSYARLLKRALKGNRPTWLLLGTFGLLIFSFVLTGIVKPKVVFFPSSDPNFVYTYINLPVGTNVEYTDSITRIVEERVYKVMEPDGKPNPIVESIISNVAVGATDPSDGDRSTSPNKGKVAVAFVEFAHRNGASTSIYLDKIREAVKGIPGAEITVDKEAAGPPVGKPVSIEITGDDLTDLIQTAKHLKLDLDSMQIPGVEELKSDIQNNKPEIVIDIDRERANREGISTAQIGGEIRNAVFGAEVSKFRDANDEYPIQLRYKEDQRNNIDVLMNLKITYRDMNMGGLIRQVPLASVANIHYDNTFGGIKRKNQKRIVTLSSNVLSNANANEVVAKVQEAVAKFPLPAGISIDMTGEQEQQKETGAFLGTALMISLGLIFLILVTQFNSISRPLIILSEILFSVIGVLLGLSIFDMQISIVMTGIGIVALAGIVVRNGILLVEFTDLLIEQGYELNAAIIEAGRTRMTPVILTASATILGLIPLAVGLNIDFVTLFTEFNPHIFFGGDSVAFWGPLSWTMIFGLSFATFLTLILVPAMYLIAMNIKKRVGLIKA; via the coding sequence CATTTATGTGAGCACCATCAATTTTGGAACCTCTCCAAAAGACATGGAGAACCTGATAACCAAGCCGCTTGAAAAGCAAATTAAAGCCATAAGCGGAGTAAAAAAATTAACCAGTAACTCCATTCAGGATTTCTCGAATGTGATTGTGGAATTTAATACCGATGTATCCGTACCTATTGCCAAGCAAAAAGTAAAAGATGCGGTAGATAAGGCACGTACCGATTTACCTACTGTGCTTACGAAAGAACCCAACGTGATTGAGGTAGATTTTAGTGAAATGCCCATCATGTATGTGAACATATCCGGTGATTTTGATTTGAATAAACTCAAAAATTTTGCTGACGATGCCAAAGATAAAATTGAAGGCATGCGCGAAATTACCCGCGTGGATGTTGTAGGTGCACTCGACCGCGAAATCCAAATTAATGTAGATAAGTTTAAAATGGAAGCAGCCGATGTGACCATGCGCGACATTGAAACGGCTGTGAAATATGAAAATATGACCATGAGTGCCGGCCAAATTAAAATGGATGCCATGAAGCGCAGCATCAGTATTTTGGGCGAATTTAAAGAACCACGCATGTTGAACGATATCATCATTCGCTCTGCTTCCGGCGCTACCGTTTATTTAAAAGATATTGCCGAAATCCGTGATGGCTTTAAAGAAAAAGAAAGTTATGCCCGCCTAGCGCATAAAAATGTAATTACCCTAAACATCATCAAACGCAGTGGTGAAAACCTTATTGAAGCATCTGATAAGGTGCGTGCAATTATTACTGATTTGCAAAAAGATAAATTTCCGAAAGATTTAAAAATCACCATCACCGGCGACCAATCTACCTCTACACGTGTAACCTTGCACGATTTGATTAATACCATTATTATTGGTTTCATTTTAGTTACCATTATTTTGATGTTTTTTATGGGTGCTACTAATGCACTGTTTGTGGCAATGTCGGTGCCGCTCTCCTGTTTCCTTGCCTTTTTGGTTTTCCCAAGCATAGGATTTAACTTAAACATGATTGTATTGTTTGCCTTCTTACTTGCATTGGGTATTGTGGTGGATGATGCCATTGTGGTTATTGAAAACACGCACCGTATTTTCGACAATGGGAAAGTTCCAATTAAACAGGCAGCAAAAATTGCGGCAGGTGAAATTTTCCTACCTGTACTTTCCGGAACCCTCACAACACTTGCACCCTTTATTCCGCTTGCATTTTGGAAAGGAATTATTGGTAAGTTTATGTTTTTCCTTCCGGTGACATTAATTGTAACCTTACTGGCGTCGCTGGTTGTAGCGTATATCATAAACCCGGTATTTGCGGTTCAGTTTATGAAACCGCATCAGGATGATAATGACCCTGCAGTGCGTGCTAAAAAGAATAAAGGCTTAAAAATCGCATCCGTTGTTTTTGGAGCCATAGCACTTATATTTTATCTCGGCGGTAATTTTGGAATGGGCAATTTTATTTTGTTTCTGTTACTTCTTGTGATTTTGAATCGTTTTGTATTTACCAAAGTGATCGAAAAATTCCAGAATAAAACATGGCCTTCCATTCAAGACAGTTATGCCAGATTGCTCAAGCGGGCTTTAAAAGGAAACCGACCAACATGGTTGCTTTTAGGAACTTTTGGCTTGCTGATTTTTAGTTTTGTGTTGACCGGAATTGTAAAACCAAAAGTGGTTTTCTTTCCTTCAAGTGATCCTAATTTTGTGTATACCTACATTAATTTACCGGTAGGAACCAATGTGGAATACACCGATTCTATTACCCGCATTGTGGAAGAGCGTGTTTACAAAGTAATGGAGCCGGATGGTAAACCCAATCCGATTGTAGAATCCATAATTTCGAACGTTGCAGTAGGTGCCACCGACCCGAGCGATGGCGATAGAAGTACATCTCCCAACAAAGGAAAGGTTGCTGTTGCTTTTGTTGAATTTGCACATCGAAACGGTGCTTCTACCAGCATTTATTTGGATAAAATTCGGGAAGCTGTGAAAGGAATTCCGGGTGCTGAAATTACTGTGGATAAAGAAGCTGCAGGACCTCCCGTAGGAAAACCGGTGAGCATCGAAATTACAGGGGATGATTTAACCGATTTGATACAAACTGCAAAGCACTTGAAATTGGATTTAGATTCGATGCAAATTCCGGGTGTGGAAGAATTAAAATCCGACATACAAAATAACAAACCTGAAATTGTAATTGACATTGATCGCGAACGTGCCAACCGCGAAGGCATTAGTACTGCGCAAATTGGTGGTGAAATTAGAAATGCCGTATTTGGTGCAGAAGTAAGTAAGTTTCGCGATGCAAACGATGAGTATCCAATACAATTGCGTTACAAAGAAGATCAACGCAACAACATTGATGTGTTGATGAATTTAAAAATTACGTATCGTGATATGAATATGGGTGGATTAATTCGTCAGGTGCCATTGGCATCGGTTGCCAATATTCATTACGACAATACCTTTGGCGGGATAAAACGAAAAAATCAAAAACGAATTGTAACGTTATCGAGCAACGTTTTAAGCAATGCCAATGCGAATGAAGTTGTTGCAAAAGTGCAGGAAGCAGTTGCTAAGTTTCCGCTTCCGGCAGGCATCAGTATCGACATGACCGGTGAGCAAGAACAACAAAAAGAAACCGGAGCGTTTTTAGGAACAGCTTTGATGATTTCTTTGGGATTAATCTTCTTGATTTTGGTTACTCAATTTAACTCCATTAGTCGCCCTTTAATTATTTTGAGTGAAATTTTATTCAGTGTTATCGGGGTGTTGCTTGGGCTTTCGATTTTCGATATGCAAATTTCGATTGTAATGACCGGAATCGGAATTGTTGCATTAGCGGGAATAGTAGTACGGAATGGAATTTTGTTGGTGGAATTTACCGACTTGTTGATTGAGCAAGGCTACGAATTAAATGCTGCCATTATTGAAGCCGGCCGTACGCGTATGACTCCTGTAATTCTTACCGCATCGGCAACTATTTTAGGTTTGATTCCATTAGCCGTAGGATTGAATATTGATTTTGTGACCTTGTTCACGGAATTTAATCCGCATATTTTCTTTGGTGGGGATAGTGTTGCCTTTTGGGGTCCTTTGAGTTGGACGATGATTTTTGGATTGAGTTTCGCTACTTTCTTAACTTTGATTTTAGTACCTGCGATGTATTTAATAGCGATGAATATTAAGAAAAGAGTTGGTTTGATAAAGGCTTAA
- a CDS encoding type II toxin-antitoxin system RelE/ParE family toxin, which translates to MVEVVWTKLAIEQLERAAKYIQSEQGTFYAKLVLNKILEASSKLIDYPQLGPIEPLLKHKKNEYRFLVVWSYKIIYKATKNKVVVSRVFHTSQKPSKIFKK; encoded by the coding sequence ATGGTTGAAGTAGTTTGGACAAAATTAGCAATAGAACAACTTGAACGAGCTGCAAAATATATTCAATCTGAACAAGGAACATTTTATGCTAAATTAGTCCTCAATAAGATTCTTGAAGCATCTAGCAAATTAATTGATTACCCTCAACTTGGCCCAATAGAACCACTGCTAAAACATAAAAAAAACGAATACCGCTTTTTGGTAGTTTGGAGCTATAAAATTATTTACAAGGCCACAAAAAACAAAGTTGTTGTGTCAAGAGTTTTCCATACCTCACAAAAGCCAAGCAAGATTTTCAAAAAATAA
- the dnaG gene encoding DNA primase yields the protein MIPKETIDKIFETARVEEVVGDFVTLKRRGVNLLGNCPFHNEKTPSFTVSPTKGIYKCFGCGKGGNSVNFIMEHETLSYPDALRYLAKKYNIEILEEQASAEQIEIDNERESIFLVSAFAQKYFTEQLHRSPEGKAIGLSYFKERGFREDIIEKFQLGYSHDKWRNFTDAAIEAGYKVDYLVRSGLTIKSEKQQQVDLSADANAVPSELAAAKYFDRFSGRVMFPVHNISGRVIAFGGRILGSDKKVAKYINSPETEIYHKSNVLYGLYFAKKSIIAKENCFLVEGYTDVISLFQAGVENVVASSGTSLTVEQIRLIHRYTKNITILYDGDNAGIKASFRGINLILEEGMNVKVLLFPDGEDPDSYSKKVSSEELEAFIQKNSLDFIRFKTGLLYKETENDPIKKAELIHNIVETIALIPDAISRSVYVKECSRIMDMGEQILLTELNKLRRKKIGEQSEKSGFETGSTSPSSQEYEEAEKEFVVEDAIEYQERDIIRILVNFGNREIHFEVMDEEQNMQTVTTTVAERIHFEITHDNLLFENKNYQLIFTEVAQHLADEKVPDVAYFTQHHDPVIQQLAIDLVSNKYELSQHWERHHINVQTEEMVLKQSVYSALFSLKNTKIMKLINENQLQLKESTDENMQGLIEQLQALLEAKKHFSAQLGRIILK from the coding sequence GTGATACCAAAAGAAACGATAGATAAAATTTTTGAAACGGCTCGTGTAGAGGAGGTCGTAGGCGATTTCGTAACGCTCAAACGCAGAGGAGTGAATTTGTTGGGGAATTGTCCGTTTCACAACGAGAAAACACCTTCGTTTACGGTTTCTCCCACCAAAGGAATTTACAAATGCTTTGGTTGTGGAAAAGGTGGTAATTCTGTGAATTTTATCATGGAGCATGAAACGCTCTCTTACCCGGATGCCTTGCGCTACCTTGCAAAAAAGTATAACATCGAAATTTTAGAGGAGCAAGCCAGTGCCGAACAAATTGAAATTGATAACGAGCGCGAGAGTATTTTTTTAGTATCGGCTTTTGCACAAAAATATTTTACTGAGCAATTACACCGTTCGCCGGAAGGCAAAGCAATTGGCTTGAGTTACTTTAAAGAACGTGGATTTCGAGAAGATATCATTGAAAAATTTCAGTTGGGCTATTCTCACGACAAGTGGCGCAACTTTACGGATGCCGCCATTGAAGCGGGTTACAAAGTGGATTACTTGGTGCGCTCCGGTTTAACCATAAAAAGCGAAAAGCAGCAACAGGTTGATTTATCTGCAGATGCAAATGCAGTTCCAAGTGAGCTCGCTGCAGCAAAATATTTTGACCGTTTTTCAGGTCGCGTCATGTTTCCGGTGCATAACATTTCGGGAAGGGTGATAGCTTTTGGAGGCAGAATTCTTGGCTCGGATAAAAAAGTGGCGAAATACATCAATTCGCCCGAGACCGAGATCTATCATAAGAGCAACGTATTGTATGGTTTGTATTTTGCAAAAAAATCCATCATAGCCAAAGAGAATTGCTTTTTGGTGGAAGGCTATACCGATGTGATTTCTTTGTTTCAGGCCGGTGTTGAAAATGTGGTTGCCTCTTCTGGAACTTCGCTTACAGTTGAGCAAATACGGCTCATTCATCGCTATACAAAAAACATTACCATACTTTACGATGGTGATAATGCAGGGATAAAAGCTTCTTTTCGCGGAATAAATTTGATTTTGGAGGAAGGCATGAACGTAAAAGTATTGCTATTCCCGGATGGTGAAGATCCCGATTCCTATTCCAAAAAAGTGAGCAGTGAGGAACTGGAAGCCTTTATTCAGAAAAATTCATTGGATTTTATTCGGTTTAAAACAGGTTTGCTTTATAAGGAAACAGAGAATGATCCGATTAAAAAAGCGGAGCTCATTCACAATATTGTCGAAACCATTGCACTAATTCCAGATGCCATTTCACGTTCAGTGTATGTGAAAGAATGCAGCCGCATCATGGATATGGGCGAGCAAATTTTGCTCACGGAATTAAATAAGCTGCGTCGAAAAAAAATTGGTGAACAGAGCGAAAAATCAGGATTTGAAACGGGAAGCACTTCACCTTCATCTCAGGAATATGAAGAAGCTGAAAAGGAGTTTGTTGTTGAAGATGCAATCGAATATCAGGAAAGAGATATCATTCGAATTTTGGTGAATTTTGGGAATCGTGAAATTCATTTTGAAGTAATGGACGAAGAGCAAAACATGCAAACAGTTACTACGACTGTTGCAGAGCGCATTCATTTCGAAATTACACACGATAACTTACTGTTTGAAAATAAAAACTACCAACTCATTTTTACTGAAGTAGCACAACATTTAGCGGATGAAAAAGTGCCGGATGTGGCTTACTTTACGCAGCATCACGATCCGGTGATTCAACAATTGGCAATTGATTTGGTGAGCAATAAATATGAATTGAGCCAACATTGGGAGCGGCATCACATCAATGTGCAAACGGAGGAAATGGTGCTAAAACAATCGGTTTACAGTGCTTTGTTTTCGCTTAAGAATACCAAAATAATGAAACTTATTAATGAAAATCAGTTACAGTTAAAAGAATCAACCGACGAAAACATGCAAGGTTTAATTGAGCAATTGCAAGCCCTATTGGAAGCCAAAAAGCATTTTTCGGCACAATTGGGGAGGATAATTTTGAAGTGA